From a single Alloactinosynnema sp. L-07 genomic region:
- the rsmH gene encoding 16S rRNA (cytosine(1402)-N(4))-methyltransferase RsmH, producing the protein MTDQPRHVPVLLDRILELFAPALSDRPAVLVDATLGLGGHADALLSAHPSLTLVGLDRDPNALSMSADRLARHGDRVHLVHTVYDGLPEALSSLGLSQVDGVLFDLGVSSMQLDVPERGFAYARDSPLDMRMDPTTGPTAADVLNTYEPGDLIRILREYGEERFASRIVKAIVAERAKEPFTTSARLVELLYAAVPAASRRTGGHPAKRTFQALRIEVNAELDVLRRAIPAALSALRVGGRIVVESYQSLEDRIVKKAIGELAKSTTPPGLPVELPEHAPYFRLLTRGGAELADEAETEQNPRAQSVRLRAAERIREAS; encoded by the coding sequence ATGACGGATCAGCCGCGGCACGTGCCGGTGCTGCTGGACCGGATTCTGGAGCTGTTCGCTCCGGCCTTGTCGGACCGCCCCGCCGTCCTGGTCGACGCCACTCTCGGCCTCGGCGGCCACGCCGACGCCCTGCTGTCGGCCCACCCTTCGCTCACGCTGGTCGGACTCGACCGCGACCCGAACGCACTGTCCATGTCGGCCGACCGCCTGGCCCGCCACGGCGACCGGGTGCACCTTGTGCACACCGTCTACGACGGACTGCCCGAGGCGCTGTCGTCGCTCGGACTGTCTCAAGTGGACGGCGTGCTGTTCGACCTCGGTGTGTCCTCGATGCAGCTCGACGTGCCTGAACGCGGCTTCGCCTACGCGCGCGACTCCCCGCTGGACATGCGGATGGACCCGACCACCGGCCCGACGGCCGCCGACGTGCTCAACACCTACGAGCCCGGCGACCTGATCCGCATCCTGCGCGAGTACGGCGAGGAACGCTTCGCCTCCCGCATCGTCAAGGCCATCGTCGCCGAGCGCGCGAAGGAGCCGTTCACCACGAGCGCCCGTCTGGTGGAGCTGCTCTACGCCGCGGTGCCCGCCGCCTCCCGCCGCACCGGCGGCCACCCGGCCAAGCGCACGTTCCAGGCCCTTCGCATCGAGGTCAACGCCGAACTCGACGTCCTGCGCCGCGCGATCCCCGCCGCCCTCTCGGCGCTTCGAGTCGGCGGCCGGATCGTCGTGGAGTCCTACCAGTCGCTGGAAGACCGGATCGTGAAGAAGGCGATCGGCGAACTGGCCAAGTCGACCACCCCGCCGGGCCTGCCGGTCGAACTGCCCGAACACGCCCCCTACTTCCGCCTCCTCACCCGCGGCGGCGCCGAACTGGCCGATGAGGCCGAGACCGAGCAGAACCCACGTGCCCAGTCGGTCCGACTGCGGGCCGCCGAACGGATCAGGGAGGCATCATGA
- the mraZ gene encoding division/cell wall cluster transcriptional repressor MraZ, producing MFLGTHTPKLDDKGRLTLPAKFREALAGGLMVTKGQDHCLYVFPRAEFEEMARKVAAAPLTNEAVRAYQRYLFAGTDEQRPDSQGRIPVAPELRRYAGLTKECVVIGAITRLEIWDAQAWQTYLDEHEDSYSQAREEVLPGVF from the coding sequence ATGTTCCTCGGCACGCACACCCCGAAGCTCGACGACAAGGGGCGGCTGACACTGCCCGCCAAGTTCCGGGAAGCGCTCGCGGGTGGACTCATGGTCACGAAGGGTCAGGATCACTGCCTCTACGTGTTTCCGCGCGCGGAGTTCGAGGAGATGGCGCGCAAGGTGGCGGCGGCACCACTGACGAACGAGGCCGTCCGGGCCTACCAGCGGTACCTGTTCGCGGGCACCGACGAGCAGCGTCCGGACAGCCAGGGCCGGATCCCGGTCGCGCCGGAACTGCGGCGCTACGCCGGGTTGACCAAGGAGTGCGTGGTCATCGGGGCGATCACCAGGCTGGAGATCTGGGACGCGCAAGCGTGGCAGACCTACCTGGACGAACACGAGGACAGCTACTCCCAAGCGCGTGAGGAGGTTCTGCCCGGCGTGTTCTGA